One segment of Candidatus Limnocylindria bacterium DNA contains the following:
- a CDS encoding protease complex subunit PrcB family protein, with the protein MLLAACGSTAKSGGSVSPSPSARPVAFAELAATAQARDDSGPALIVGTTDASRAKIAQLVPNATTPSGRVLVAVFQGQQNTGGYSVQITAIERKGDQLIVRATFGVPGPGAMVTQVLTSPAHVVSIAASDVTGVHEAILIDSGGVEVARTSTT; encoded by the coding sequence GTGCTGCTCGCCGCGTGCGGCAGCACGGCAAAGAGCGGCGGATCCGTGAGCCCGTCGCCGTCCGCGCGTCCGGTCGCGTTCGCGGAGCTCGCCGCGACGGCGCAGGCGCGGGACGACTCAGGCCCCGCGCTCATCGTCGGCACGACCGACGCGTCGCGCGCGAAGATCGCGCAGCTCGTGCCGAACGCGACGACTCCCTCAGGGCGCGTGCTCGTCGCCGTGTTTCAGGGACAGCAGAACACCGGTGGCTACTCGGTCCAGATCACCGCGATCGAGCGAAAGGGCGATCAACTCATCGTGCGCGCGACCTTCGGTGTCCCCGGTCCCGGTGCGATGGTGACGCAGGTGCTCACTTCGCCCGCTCACGTCGTGTCGATCGCGGCATCGGACGTGACGGGCGTGCATGAAGCGATCCTCATCGACAGCGGTGGAGTCGAGGTCGCGCGAACGAGCACCACCTAA